The candidate division TA06 bacterium DNA window GTAAAACTTTTCGTAAAAACGGAAATGACGAAGTAGCCCGGATCTCAGCCACCCTGGTGACCAAATACACCCCCCGTTCCCATGTGTCGGAAGCCTACCGTTCCCTAAGGACCAACATCCAGTTCTCCCGGATAGACGACCCATTAAAGACCGTGGTCATCTCCTCGGCCGGGCCTTTCGAAGGCAAGTCCACCTCGGCCGCCAACCTGGCCATCACCACCGCCCTCTCCGGCATCCGCACCCTGTTAGTGGATGCCGACTTGCGCCGGCCGGTGATCCATTCCCTGTTCGGCCTGGAGCGGGAGCCGGGCCTGAGCAACCTGCTGGCCGAACGCCTGCCTTTGGAGAAAGTGGTCCGGCCTTCGGGGATCGAGAATCTTTCCATCCTGACCTGCGGGGCCGTTCCGCCCAACCCCTCGGAACTGTTGGGCTCCCAACGGATGCGGGATACGCTAAAGCTTTTAAGCCAGCAGTACGACCTGGCGCTGTTCGACAGCCCGCCGGTGATCACCGTCACCGACACCGCGGTCTTAAGCTCCCAGGTGGACGGGATCGTGTTGGTGGTCAAGTCGCACGTTACGGATAAAAGGGCCTTGACCAGGGCCAAAACCATTTTGACCAATCTCAAGGCCAACATCCTGGGCGTGGTGCTCAATAAGATAGAGCTCTCCGGGCTGGCCGGCAGTTACAATTATTATTACCATTACAATTATTACTACGTCGATGACGGAACCAAGAAGAAACGCGGCCGTCCCACCAAGTGGTGGAACATTTTGAAGAACTGAACTAACTTTACGATTTAACTTTTTTAAGCATGAGTCCGTCAATATTCCGGGAAAAAGGGTATCGCTTTTATTTCCTCTCTAATGAGGAAGAACGCATAGACATCCTGTTACCTGCGAAACCGGAGAAGCCAAATTTTGGCTTGAGCCCATCGTCTCGCTGGCCGTAAATCATGGATTAAACCAAAGAAAGCTGAAGGATATTCAGAATATCGTGGAGAAACACAGAGATGAGATCACTAAAGCCTGGCAAAAACATTTTATTGAGCGTTGAAAATATCACGCCTTTCGGCATTTGGCTCTTTGTAAAAGAAAAAGAATACTTTCTGAGTTTTCAACAGTATCCTTATTTCAAAGACCAAACATTGAATTCCATACAAAATGTTCAGTTGCTGCATGGTTATCATTTATATTGGCCAGACCTGGATGTTGACTTGGAAATTGATAATCTCGAAAACCCGGGGAAATACAAACTTCGATCCAAACTCCATACACAGATATCAAAAAAGCAACCGCATCCTAAGTTTCCGGTGCGTGATATTCGCAAAAGCCATGCCCTGAGACCAGCCTGATTTTAGTTAAAGATATAAGGACCGTATATAAAAAACCGGCGTATTTATATATACGCCGGTTTTTCATTGCAACTTGCTAAACTTCCCACCTTCATATCTTCCTGAGGGTCTCCTTGACCGGTATCCCTCTCTTCTTGAAATCCTTGATGAACAGCACCGGATCAATCGCCTTCTCCAGCGGCACCGCGCCCCTGGGCGCCAGGCCCTGCGCCAGATGGTGGGCCACTATGGCCGCCGGGAAGCCTGTGGTTCGCTCCATGGCAGTAAAGCCAGTCTGGTCGTCATGGAAGTCTACGATGTCTATCCTGGCTTCAACCTTTTGGCCGTTGAGTTTTCCCAGGGCCGTTACCCGCAGCACAATCAGGTCCTTGTCCCTGGGAAAATCTATGGCTTTGGTGATCAGCGCCTGGCTTAAATGGCGGGGTATCACCCTTTGCCCTTTGACATCCAGCGGGGCCTGGTCGAAGAAGCCAAGTTCCAAAAGAGTCTTGATCTTCTGGTGGTGCCCGGGATAACGCACCGTCTTGTAGTCATACTCTTTGACCTGTCCGGCGAAGGTCCAGGGCGCGGTGGAGGTGCCGCCGCTGGTGACGAAGGCCTCGCACCTGCCCACCGGCTTGGGAAACTCCAAGGCCTCCAGCCCGTCGAAGGCCGGGACCTTGGCCACTTTGCCGTTCTTGACGATGTAGGCCTCCCCGAAATATTCGTTGATCAGGCCTTCCACCGAGAACACTAATTTATAGTTCAGCGGCGGCTTGGGCTTTTGGGGCAGGCCTCCGCAG harbors:
- a CDS encoding DUF2442 domain-containing protein; this translates as MRSLKPGKNILLSVENITPFGIWLFVKEKEYFLSFQQYPYFKDQTLNSIQNVQLLHGYHLYWPDLDVDLEIDNLENPGKYKLRSKLHTQISKKQPHPKFPVRDIRKSHALRPA
- a CDS encoding saccharopine dehydrogenase NADP-binding domain-containing protein; the encoded protein is MKYKYIVLGAGRQGVAIAYDLAKFCQARSVILADYDLKLAKQGAARVNKLVKHGIAKAAKAVKADAGDQSALKKLFAGTDCVVSAVPYHYNYDVAKAAVEAGANFCDLGGNTGVVLKELSLHKKAKAKGITIVPDTGLMPGMGNTFAAYFINKLDKVGEIHLRCGGLPQKPKPPLNYKLVFSVEGLINEYFGEAYIVKNGKVAKVPAFDGLEALEFPKPVGRCEAFVTSGGTSTAPWTFAGQVKEYDYKTVRYPGHHQKIKTLLELGFFDQAPLDVKGQRVIPRHLSQALITKAIDFPRDKDLIVLRVTALGKLNGQKVEARIDIVDFHDDQTGFTAMERTTGFPAAIVAHHLAQGLAPRGAVPLEKAIDPVLFIKDFKKRGIPVKETLRKI
- a CDS encoding DUF4160 domain-containing protein gives rise to the protein MVSLAVNHGLNQRKLKDIQNIVEKHRDEITKAWQKHFIER